GTTCATCTTGATCTCGACTTCTACCTCGGGGTGCAGGTTGACTGCGACCGAGTGCAGACCCAGTTCCTTAATCGGAGCGATCAGGGCAATCTGTTTCTTGTCGACGGTGAAGCCAGCTTCGGTTGCGGCGTCTGCGGCATCACGCGGGGTGACCGAACCGTACAGTGCGCCGGCATCCGATGCCGAACGAATCACGATGAACTGCTGACCGTCCAGCTTTTCAGCCAGCGCTTCAGCTTCTTTCTTGGTTTCCAGGTTGCGTGCCTCAAGCTGGGCTTTCTGGGCTTCGAACGACGCGATGTTGGCGTTCGATGCGCTCAGCGCTTTGCCTTGGGGCAGCAGGAAGTTGCGGGCGTAGCCGGGCTTGACGTCAACGACGTCGCCCATCTGACCCAGTTTCGCAACGCGTTCCAGAAGGATAACTTGCATGTCAGTCTCTCCTTACTTCACGGCGTAGGGCAGCAGGGCGAGGAAGCGGGCGCGCTTGATAGCACGGGCCAGTTCACGCTGCTTTTTCGCCGAAACGGCGGTGATGCGCGAAGGTACGATCTTGCCACGCTCAGAGATGTAGCGCTGCAGCAGACGGGTGTCTTTATAGTCGATTTTCGGCGCGTTCTCACCCGAGAACGGGCAGACCTTGCGGCGGCGGAAAAATGGTTTTGCGGCCATGGTTTATGTCCTTTCGTCAGGCGTTGATCAGCGGCGCTCGCGGCGGCCTTCGCGCTCATCGCGCTTCTGCATCTGGACCGAAGGGCCCTCGGCATGCTCGTCGACCTTGATGGTCAGAACTCGCATCACGTCATCATGCAGGCGCATCAGGCGTTCCATTTCCTGAACCGCACCCGAAGGGGCATCGGTTTTCAGGAAGGCATAGTGGCCTTTGCGGTTCTTGTTGATCTTGTAAGCCATCGTCTTGACGCCCCAGTACTCGCTTTCGACGACGTTGCCGCCGTTGTCAGCCAGAACGGTGCCGAAATGTTCGACAAGGCTTTCTGCCTGCGCGTTGGACAAATCCTGACGCGCGATCATTACATGCTCATACAGTGGCATGTGCACTCCTGTTTATATCAAGGCGCATTTCAAAGGCGGGGCCATATGGTCCTTCGCGACCCTGCCACGAGAGGCTGCGCGATTCATAACTCCTGCGAAGGATGGCCCCGTATACACGTTTGAGCGGGCGGGGCAAGCCCTGCCACATATGCCTTTGTGAAGTCGCCCTATTTCCACTGGTGCGCCCAATTCCTGACGCTTTTCGCCCCGAGGTTGTTCATGAAGCCGGGAGAACCCGGTAGATTGGAAAACATAGACAGGGCAAGACAATGGCCGTCATGAACACAAACACTTTTGAACAATCGGCACCTGCCGCGGTATTTGATAAATCCGTCCCCGTGCTGATTACGTTTGCGCCGAATTGGCGGGCTCGGATGTTTCTTCTGCGTGCCGTTGGTGTCTTTCTGATTGTGTCGGCCTTTTCGATGTGGTTGATGCCGGGTTCGGTTATGGGGGCCGAGGTTTGGCCTATCAAGTTAGTCGCTTCGCTGATGTTCTTGATTGTTGGCGTCAGCCTGCTGACCATCGAGGTGATGGATGCGCGCCCAGACGCCTATTTTGACCCAATCCGCCGCGAGGTTCGCATTCTTCAGAAAAACGAAAACGGTCGGCCGCAAACGGTATTGCGCCGCAGCTACGACTCGCTGGGTGGCGCGCGTTTCGCTGACGACCAGGTCGAACTGTACGATGTAGACGGAAGCCTGCTGATGAAGCTGCCACTGGAATCGGCGGATGTTGGCTCAGCGCTCAAAGGTCAACTCAGCCAAAACGTAACAATTTTCGCCTGATTTTTATTCTGTTCAAAAAGGAACAGAAGTTGTGAATCAAAAAAACTTGTGTGCCGCCCTTGGGCGGCACATTTTCGTAGGTGAGCAACCCACCCGGTTTGCAACAACACCATTGCGGAGATTGTTATGAAATCCACCCTTATTGCTGCTGCTTTGGCCGTATCGGCGACCACAGCATTCGCCAGTGCTGAAAAATACGTTTTGGACTCCAGCCATAGCCAGGTCATCTTCAGTTGGAACCACCTTGGCTTTTCGACCACCACGGGCATGTTTTCGGGCTTT
The Ruegeria sp. SCSIO 43209 genome window above contains:
- the rplI gene encoding 50S ribosomal protein L9; the protein is MQVILLERVAKLGQMGDVVDVKPGYARNFLLPQGKALSASNANIASFEAQKAQLEARNLETKKEAEALAEKLDGQQFIVIRSASDAGALYGSVTPRDAADAATEAGFTVDKKQIALIAPIKELGLHSVAVNLHPEVEVEIKMNVARSEEEAELQASGKSIQELAAEEEAAAEFEIAELFDDIGSAASEDEDLVAEEAPVEEDEAKA
- the rpsF gene encoding 30S ribosomal protein S6; the encoded protein is MPLYEHVMIARQDLSNAQAESLVEHFGTVLADNGGNVVESEYWGVKTMAYKINKNRKGHYAFLKTDAPSGAVQEMERLMRLHDDVMRVLTIKVDEHAEGPSVQMQKRDEREGRRERR
- the rpsR gene encoding 30S ribosomal protein S18, whose protein sequence is MAAKPFFRRRKVCPFSGENAPKIDYKDTRLLQRYISERGKIVPSRITAVSAKKQRELARAIKRARFLALLPYAVK